In one window of Nerophis ophidion isolate RoL-2023_Sa linkage group LG05, RoL_Noph_v1.0, whole genome shotgun sequence DNA:
- the LOC133552410 gene encoding uncharacterized protein LOC133552410 — MLFILSTRTPWKGGNDRLGRQEREDGRFWPERRGINRFCQVNARRLVRNPRTTQQTPQATGTNPKTSTTGRGRGNSAAQVSAVLLWICGDTQLPLAVGLRARASYAGCVVLWTGGGAIWTQRPAETPGAPRSQSGTGTATWVPRVTGDWRGVGVPQHLDVELQQRQGKSCMCEDAMEGGGAKIPTHLLAPRPSPLYHLVF, encoded by the exons atgctgttcattttgtccac GAGGACGCCGTGGAAGGGGGGAAACGACAGGCTTGGACGACAGGAGAGAGAGGACGGCAGGTTCTGGCCAGAACGGAGAGGAATCAACAGGTTTTGCCAAGTGAACGCACGTAGGCTGGTAAGGAACCCCCGGACCACGCAGCAGACCCCGCAGGCTACCGGAACGAACCCCAAGACGTCCACAacaggcaggggcagaggaaactctgccgcccaagtaagtgccgtactgttgtggatctgtggggacacccaactgcctttggctgtgggcttgcgggctcgtgcgtcgtacgctggctgtgtggttctgtggacagggggGGGGGCCATTTGGACCCAGAGACCTGCGGAGACCCCCGGAGCGCCCAGGAGTCAGAGCGGGACGGGTACGGCCACGTGGGTCCCGCGAGTGACCGGAGACTGGCGAGGAGTGGGCGTGCCTCAACACTTGGACGTGGAACTACAGCAAAGGCAGGGGAAATCCTGCATGTGTGAGGACGCCATGGAAGGGGGCGGAGCCAAGATACCCACACACCTGTTGGCCCCTCGCCCATCACCTTTGTACCATCTGGTATTTTAG